One stretch of Equus przewalskii isolate Varuska chromosome 9, EquPr2, whole genome shotgun sequence DNA includes these proteins:
- the RIPPLY2 gene encoding protein ripply2, translated as METAERWGLGASEGARRRRLLPADPAASGSAGFWRPWVDARAEEEEEEAPHHAAEAMPGSPGMPEASGKLFRYRHPVRLFWPKSKCYDYLYQEAEALLKNFPIQATISFYEDSDSEDEIEELICEN; from the exons ATGGAGACCGCCGAGCGCTGGGGACTCGGAGCCAGCGAgggcgcgcgccgccgccgcctgctGCCCGCGGACCCGGCGGCCTCCGG ATCCGCAGGCTTCTGGAGACCGTGGGTTGACGCCCgagccgaggaggaggaggaggaggcgccGCACCACGCCGCCGAGGCG ATGCCAGGTAGCCCCGGAATGCCAGAAGCCTCAGGAAAGCTTTTCCGATACAGGCACCCAGTCAG ACTATTTTGGCCAAAGTCAAAGTGTTATGATTACTTATATCAAGAAGCAGAAGCTCTTCTGAAAAATTTTCCAATTCAAGCcacaatttcattttatgaagaTTCTGATAGTGAAGATGAAATTGAGGAGCTGATCTGTGAAAATTAA